One Serinicoccus chungangensis genomic window carries:
- a CDS encoding sodium:solute symporter family transporter yields MTADVLLPLSGSSGGGMPDFTVRALDLSVIIGYLVLSRIIPLVAGARMKRKAHAEAQASGKESDASEDYFLGGRNFIWPFVGLSLVATNMSGATFVGLAGGAYEQGISIFAYEWMSAVILVVFIFFILPFYLRSKVFTLPEYLEQRYDRRSRMAFAGFNLFANMFIDMAAALFAGAVVVKVLYPDIPMIVSVAVLAILAAIYTVIGGLGAVMISDSIQATVTLLGGVIVLIATFNAIESWDSMAQAAGDEKMSLILPADNADLPWPGLITGVLVVGLYYWTTNQLVVQRTLGAKSLDHGRWGSLLAGFIKLAFLFLFIFPGVMAISLYPNLDNPDTVFPTLVFDLLPVGLRGLILAAVIAAITSTVDSILNSASTIVTMDFVKTLRPDTSQRALVFTGRVATVVALVVAILWAPFIAQFDTLYNYLQSVLSFLVPPVVAVFLAGIAWKRISGTAAFLTLIIMQPVGLIAFVLTQVLPEEPSIQFLYAAGISTALSVLLLVVISLLGPSPDESKTAELTWKSEYWTEESQALQGTAVWANYRVISVVLLALTAVIVVVWA; encoded by the coding sequence ATGACCGCCGACGTGCTGCTCCCGCTGTCCGGCTCCTCCGGCGGGGGGATGCCTGACTTCACCGTCCGCGCCCTCGACCTGTCGGTCATCATCGGCTACCTCGTCCTCAGCCGGATCATCCCGCTCGTGGCGGGCGCCCGGATGAAGCGCAAGGCCCACGCCGAGGCCCAGGCCAGCGGCAAGGAGAGCGACGCCTCGGAGGACTACTTCCTCGGCGGGCGCAACTTCATCTGGCCGTTCGTCGGCCTCTCGCTGGTCGCCACCAACATGTCCGGCGCGACCTTCGTCGGCCTGGCCGGCGGTGCCTACGAGCAGGGCATCTCGATCTTCGCCTACGAGTGGATGTCGGCCGTCATCCTCGTGGTCTTCATCTTCTTCATCCTGCCGTTCTACCTGCGCTCCAAGGTCTTCACGCTGCCGGAGTACCTCGAGCAGCGCTACGACCGGCGTTCCCGGATGGCCTTCGCGGGGTTCAACCTCTTCGCCAACATGTTCATCGACATGGCCGCGGCGCTCTTCGCCGGGGCCGTGGTCGTCAAGGTGCTCTACCCCGACATCCCGATGATCGTCTCGGTGGCGGTGCTCGCCATCCTCGCGGCGATCTACACCGTCATCGGCGGCCTGGGCGCGGTGATGATCAGCGACTCGATCCAGGCGACCGTCACGCTCCTCGGCGGCGTCATCGTCCTCATCGCGACCTTCAACGCCATCGAGTCCTGGGACTCGATGGCCCAGGCCGCCGGCGACGAGAAGATGAGCCTCATCCTGCCGGCCGACAACGCCGACCTGCCGTGGCCCGGGCTCATCACCGGTGTCCTCGTCGTGGGGCTCTACTACTGGACGACCAACCAGCTCGTCGTGCAGCGCACGCTCGGCGCGAAGTCCCTCGACCACGGCCGCTGGGGCTCCCTGCTGGCCGGCTTCATCAAGCTGGCCTTCCTCTTCCTCTTCATCTTCCCCGGGGTCATGGCGATCTCGCTCTACCCGAACCTGGACAACCCGGACACCGTCTTCCCGACGCTGGTCTTCGACCTGCTCCCCGTCGGGCTGCGCGGCCTCATCCTGGCGGCCGTCATCGCGGCCATCACCTCGACCGTCGACTCGATCCTCAACTCGGCCTCGACGATCGTGACGATGGACTTCGTCAAGACGCTGCGCCCCGACACCTCGCAGCGGGCGCTCGTCTTCACCGGTCGCGTGGCCACCGTGGTGGCGCTGGTCGTGGCCATCCTCTGGGCCCCGTTCATCGCCCAGTTCGACACCCTCTACAACTACCTGCAGTCGGTCCTGTCGTTCCTGGTCCCACCGGTCGTCGCGGTCTTCCTCGCCGGCATCGCCTGGAAGCGGATCAGCGGCACCGCGGCGTTCCTCACGCTCATCATCATGCAACCGGTGGGGCTCATCGCCTTCGTCCTCACCCAGGTGCTGCCCGAGGAGCCCTCGATCCAGTTCCTGTATGCCGCCGGCATCAGCACCGCGCTCTCGGTGCTGCTCCTCGTGGTCATCAGCCTGCTCGGGCCGTCCCCGGACGAGTCCAAGACGGCCGAGCTCACCTGGAAGTCGGAGTACTGGACCGAGGAGTCGCAGGCGCTGCAGGGCACCGCGGTGTGGGCGAACTACCGGGTCATCTCGGTCGTCCTGCTCGCCCTGACGGCGGTCATCGTCGTCGTCTGGGCCTGA
- a CDS encoding universal stress protein: protein MTFPTRILYATDGSPSAALARARTVDLVRHTDAEVHVVHVALVSPWTNPTPLSPGQRERVQLEARPVLDAGAAALEAEGVSVTGTYLRTGRATDEILRLRDEIDADLIVIGSRGQNAFVRVLLGNDAEGVVRHAPCAVLVVRSEGETR from the coding sequence CACCGACGGATCCCCGAGCGCCGCCCTGGCGCGCGCCCGCACCGTCGACCTGGTCCGGCACACCGACGCGGAGGTGCACGTCGTGCACGTCGCGCTGGTGTCGCCCTGGACCAACCCGACGCCGCTGAGCCCCGGCCAGCGCGAACGTGTCCAGCTCGAGGCGAGACCCGTGCTCGACGCGGGCGCCGCCGCCCTGGAGGCGGAGGGGGTGTCGGTCACCGGCACCTACCTGCGCACCGGTCGGGCGACGGACGAGATCCTGCGCCTGCGCGACGAGATCGACGCCGACCTCATCGTCATCGGCAGCCGCGGGCAGAACGCCTTCGTCCGTGTCCTGCTCGGCAACGACGCGGAGGGCGTCGTGCGGCACGCGCCCTGCGCCGTGCTCGTCGTCCGCAGCGAGGGGGAGACCCGATGA